The following proteins are co-located in the bacterium genome:
- a CDS encoding aminopeptidase, with product MDPRVTQLAEQLITYSVKLQPGEKIYIEIKGLEAMDLGRELVRVATLHGGVPFWYYNDETLSRGFIRNAGQEQFAAWGQFHKPIMEAVDAYIGVRGSTNPFDLADVDEDRMTWHDKAYWGEVHIPIRLKKKWCVLRYPNPSMAQAAERSTEDFADFYFQVCTLDYKRMSRAMDPLHALLERTDKVHIKGPGTDLRFSIKGLPAVKCDGGRNIPDGEVYTAPVRDSVNGVIQYNTKTREGGVVLDNVRFECRDGKIVKATCDGDDAKLQAALDIDEGARYFGEFALGVNPYITKPMLDTLFDEKISGSFHLTPGNAYAAADNGNKSAQHWDIVCIQTPAWGGGEIWFDDVLVRRDGLFVLPELAGLNPENLK from the coding sequence ATGGATCCGCGCGTCACGCAACTGGCCGAGCAGCTCATCACCTACAGCGTCAAGCTGCAGCCCGGCGAGAAGATCTACATCGAGATCAAGGGCCTCGAGGCCATGGACCTGGGTCGCGAACTGGTGCGGGTCGCCACCCTGCACGGTGGCGTTCCGTTCTGGTACTACAACGACGAGACCCTCAGTCGGGGCTTCATCCGCAATGCGGGCCAGGAGCAGTTCGCCGCCTGGGGCCAGTTCCACAAGCCGATCATGGAAGCCGTCGATGCCTACATCGGCGTCCGGGGCAGCACCAACCCCTTCGACCTCGCCGACGTGGACGAGGACCGCATGACCTGGCACGACAAGGCCTACTGGGGCGAGGTGCACATCCCGATCCGGCTGAAGAAGAAGTGGTGCGTGCTGCGGTATCCGAATCCGAGCATGGCCCAGGCGGCGGAGCGGAGCACCGAGGACTTCGCCGACTTCTACTTCCAGGTCTGCACCCTCGACTACAAGCGGATGAGCAGGGCCATGGACCCCCTGCATGCGCTGCTCGAGCGGACGGACAAGGTGCACATCAAGGGACCGGGCACCGACCTGCGCTTCAGCATCAAGGGTCTGCCCGCGGTGAAGTGCGACGGCGGGCGCAACATCCCGGACGGCGAGGTCTACACCGCCCCGGTGCGCGACAGCGTCAACGGCGTCATCCAGTACAACACCAAGACGCGCGAGGGGGGCGTGGTGCTCGACAACGTCCGCTTCGAGTGCAGGGACGGCAAGATCGTCAAGGCCACCTGCGACGGCGACGACGCCAAGCTCCAGGCCGCGCTGGACATCGACGAGGGGGCCCGCTACTTCGGCGAATTCGCCCTCGGCGTCAATCCCTACATCACGAAACCGATGCTCGACACCCTCTTCGACGAGAAGATCTCCGGCAGCTTCCACCTGACGCCGGGCAACGCCTACGCGGCCGCCGACAACGGCAACAAGTCGGCCCAGCACTGGGACATCGTCTGCATCCAGACCCCGGCGTGGGGCGGCGGCGAGATCTGGTTCGACGACGTGCTCGTGCGCCGCGACGGGCTCTTCGTGCTGCCCGAGCTGGCGGGCCTGAATCCCGAGAACCTGAAATAG
- the mce gene encoding methylmalonyl-CoA epimerase, with the protein MTDLANILPAGAAGYVDHIGIAVRDLDEGIALWSGLLGLALERVEEVPQEKVRVAFLKLDRQGGPGHIELLAPLGDEGAIAGFIARRGPGLHHVAVAAADVEAMMERCREAGLRLLDETPRAGAGGKRIVFLHPKSGDGVLIELCGGGHG; encoded by the coding sequence ATGACCGATCTCGCGAACATCCTGCCCGCCGGCGCCGCCGGCTACGTCGACCATATCGGGATCGCCGTCCGCGACCTGGACGAGGGGATCGCCCTGTGGAGCGGTCTGCTGGGCCTGGCACTGGAGCGCGTCGAGGAGGTGCCCCAGGAGAAGGTGCGCGTGGCCTTCCTGAAACTCGATCGGCAGGGCGGCCCCGGCCACATCGAACTGCTGGCCCCCCTGGGCGACGAGGGAGCCATTGCCGGCTTCATCGCCAGGCGCGGGCCCGGCCTGCATCACGTGGCCGTGGCGGCGGCCGACGTCGAGGCGATGATGGAGCGCTGTCGGGAGGCGGGTCTGCGGCTGCTCGACGAGACGCCGCGCGCCGGGGCCGGCGGCAAGCGGATCGTCTTCCTGCACCCGAAGTCGGGGGACGGCGTGCTGATCGAACTGTGCGGGGGCGGCCACGGCTAG
- a CDS encoding ABC-2 family transporter protein, whose product MERLEHRGTSGFWPRVVWQARIFGAFFAQFVKMRLAYRMDFLVDTLAVGFSLVIQLTVLTVLFAKIRALQGWSFEQVLFIYGFSLLPLGLFNLVSVNFYAFADKYIIGGKFDRVLLRPVNTLAQVMFESFNVSGLNEIILGSAIMIYAGTKLSLAIGVQDILVLLVLAPAAALVYTGVFLGITTVSFWHEDKMGLAPPVYNIIRFSRYPLTIYSLPVRVFLTFVLPFAWVAFYPATWFVGGPYAPWVALLTLPVGLIVFGGAVLLWHRGAANYTSTGS is encoded by the coding sequence ATGGAGCGCCTGGAACACCGCGGCACCTCCGGCTTCTGGCCCCGCGTGGTCTGGCAGGCGCGCATCTTCGGCGCCTTCTTCGCCCAGTTCGTCAAGATGCGGCTGGCCTACCGCATGGACTTCCTGGTCGACACCCTGGCCGTCGGTTTCAGCCTCGTCATCCAGCTCACGGTGCTGACGGTGCTCTTCGCCAAGATCCGCGCGCTGCAGGGCTGGAGCTTCGAGCAGGTGCTCTTCATCTACGGCTTCAGCCTGCTGCCGCTGGGCCTGTTCAACCTGGTCAGCGTGAACTTCTACGCCTTCGCCGACAAGTACATCATCGGGGGCAAGTTCGACCGGGTGCTGCTGCGGCCGGTGAACACCCTGGCCCAGGTCATGTTCGAGAGCTTCAACGTCTCGGGACTGAACGAGATCATCCTCGGCTCGGCGATCATGATCTACGCCGGGACGAAACTCTCGCTGGCGATCGGGGTACAAGACATCCTGGTGCTGCTGGTGCTGGCGCCCGCGGCCGCCCTCGTCTACACGGGCGTCTTCCTGGGCATCACCACCGTCAGCTTCTGGCACGAGGACAAGATGGGGCTCGCGCCCCCGGTCTACAACATCATCCGGTTCAGCCGCTATCCGCTGACCATCTACAGCCTGCCGGTGCGGGTCTTCCTGACCTTCGTGCTGCCCTTCGCCTGGGTCGCGTTCTATCCGGCGACCTGGTTCGTGGGCGGACCGTACGCGCCCTGGGTGGCCCTGCTCACCCTGCCGGTGGGCCTGATCGTCTTCGGGGGCGCGGTGCTGCTGTGGCACCGGGGCGCCGCCAACTACACGAGCACCGGCAGCTGA
- a CDS encoding ABC-2 family transporter protein → MNGATDRLLTPWRRSAGATAGLYLYFVRLAFLKFLAYRLRYYTGVVSYTVFVTGHYYIYTALFASAVAESAAGTIGGLTLPEMITYVAVSWIGRSFYFNNIHRDLSRMIQEGEIGVQLVKPYHLQTVMLFEAVGESGFRLMMFTLPIMVVVVPLFGIQGPPSPDLYAWTFLSFTLALLIFSQLNFLVGCLAFGMKNIQGVLRAQMVSNDFMTGVVVPFTFFPGWFQTVMAWLPFQYISYVPVTIYLGKRTGPELHQAILVQLAWAVGLFVVGRLVWRRAVRGVIVQGG, encoded by the coding sequence GTGAACGGCGCCACCGATCGCCTGCTCACACCATGGCGGCGCTCCGCGGGCGCGACGGCCGGGCTGTACCTCTACTTCGTGCGACTGGCCTTCCTCAAGTTCCTGGCCTACCGGCTGCGCTACTACACGGGGGTCGTCAGCTACACGGTCTTCGTCACCGGGCACTACTACATCTACACGGCCCTGTTCGCGAGCGCGGTGGCCGAGTCCGCTGCCGGCACCATCGGCGGCCTGACCCTGCCCGAGATGATCACCTATGTGGCCGTCAGCTGGATCGGCCGCAGCTTCTACTTCAACAACATCCACCGCGACCTGAGCCGCATGATCCAGGAGGGGGAGATCGGCGTGCAGCTGGTCAAGCCCTACCACCTGCAGACGGTGATGCTCTTCGAGGCCGTCGGCGAGTCGGGCTTCCGCCTGATGATGTTCACGCTGCCGATCATGGTCGTCGTCGTGCCCCTCTTCGGCATCCAGGGCCCGCCCTCGCCCGACCTCTACGCCTGGACGTTCCTCAGCTTCACCCTGGCGCTGCTGATCTTCAGCCAGCTCAACTTCCTCGTGGGCTGCCTGGCCTTCGGCATGAAGAACATCCAGGGCGTGTTGCGCGCGCAGATGGTCAGCAACGACTTCATGACCGGCGTGGTCGTGCCCTTCACGTTCTTTCCGGGCTGGTTCCAGACCGTCATGGCCTGGCTGCCCTTCCAGTACATCAGCTACGTGCCCGTGACCATCTACCTGGGCAAGCGCACCGGGCCGGAACTGCACCAGGCGATCCTCGTGCAGCTGGCCTGGGCGGTGGGGCTCTTCGTGGTCGGACGCCTCGTCTGGCGCCGGGCCGTCCGCGGCGTGATCGTGCAGGGAGGTTGA
- a CDS encoding ATP-binding cassette domain-containing protein, with translation MIQVRSLTRDYRLIRKREGVTGGLVDLVRPRHETLRAVNDVSFEIPGGEMVGYIGANGAGKSTTLKMLTGILTPTSGTVEVGGLVPWKQRLQYTRHIGAVFGQRTQLWWDLAVVESFRLLQKIYEVDEATYRRQMEVFHELLSIGDYLHQPVRKLSLGQRMRCDMAAALLHRPRVLFLDEPTIGLDVVAKENVRQFLREIRDRDRVTVILTTHDLGDIEQLCRRVIIIDKGRVHFDGDLEDLRRRVGQKVRMTIELRDPVPTAELAATTGGLPVRWQEGEGRRQHAEFNRSEVPAAEVIKRLVNAAHVVDLHLAEQPIEEVVRDIYRASGRSGEPDA, from the coding sequence CTGATCCAGGTCCGCAGCCTCACCCGCGACTACCGGCTGATCCGCAAGCGCGAGGGCGTCACTGGCGGCCTCGTCGACCTCGTGCGCCCGCGCCACGAGACCCTGCGGGCGGTGAACGACGTCAGCTTCGAGATCCCCGGCGGCGAGATGGTCGGCTACATCGGCGCCAACGGGGCGGGCAAGAGCACGACCCTCAAGATGCTCACGGGCATCCTGACGCCGACGTCCGGCACGGTCGAGGTGGGGGGGCTGGTGCCCTGGAAGCAGAGGCTCCAGTACACGCGCCATATCGGCGCCGTCTTCGGCCAGCGCACCCAGCTGTGGTGGGACCTCGCCGTGGTCGAGAGCTTCCGGCTGCTGCAGAAGATCTACGAGGTCGACGAGGCCACCTACCGGCGGCAGATGGAGGTCTTCCACGAGCTGCTCTCCATCGGCGACTACCTGCACCAGCCCGTGCGCAAGCTCAGCCTCGGCCAGCGCATGCGCTGCGACATGGCCGCCGCCCTGCTGCACCGGCCCCGGGTCCTCTTCCTCGACGAGCCGACCATCGGCCTGGACGTGGTGGCCAAGGAGAACGTGCGGCAGTTCCTGCGCGAGATCCGCGACCGCGACCGCGTCACCGTCATCCTGACCACCCACGATCTCGGCGACATCGAGCAGCTCTGCCGCCGCGTGATCATCATCGACAAGGGGCGCGTGCATTTCGACGGCGACCTGGAGGATCTGCGGCGCCGCGTGGGCCAGAAGGTGCGCATGACCATCGAGCTGCGCGACCCGGTCCCGACCGCCGAGCTGGCCGCGACCACCGGCGGACTGCCCGTGCGCTGGCAGGAGGGCGAGGGACGCCGCCAGCACGCCGAGTTCAACCGCTCGGAGGTGCCCGCGGCCGAGGTCATCAAGCGGCTGGTGAACGCGGCGCACGTGGTCGACCTGCACCTGGCCGAGCAGCCCATCGAGGAGGTCGTCCGCGACATCTACCGGGCCTCGGGCCGCAGCGGGGAGCCCGACGCGTGA
- the xseB gene encoding exodeoxyribonuclease VII small subunit yields the protein MKKKDPGKLSFSEAVTEVEEILAALEREDVDIDTLGDEVKRAVELIRICREKLEKTDAEVRGLVSGLQSDAGAAPDQDEEVF from the coding sequence ATGAAGAAGAAGGATCCCGGCAAGCTCTCGTTCAGCGAGGCCGTGACCGAGGTCGAGGAGATCCTCGCCGCCCTCGAGCGGGAGGATGTCGACATCGACACCCTCGGCGACGAGGTCAAGCGCGCCGTCGAACTGATCCGCATCTGCCGCGAGAAGCTCGAGAAGACCGACGCCGAGGTGCGCGGGCTGGTCTCGGGCCTGCAGTCCGACGCCGGCGCGGCGCCCGACCAGGACGAGGAAGTGTTTTGA